In a genomic window of Candidatus Methylomirabilota bacterium:
- a CDS encoding glycosyltransferase family 2 protein, giving the protein MTAREAPLVSVFIPAYNDAGPLAACLESLCALDYPRGQVEIVVWDNASRDDTGPRVAEAFDRMRGQGWLDLRLHRSPRNEGSYVPYNLAETRLASKGTYILGLDADVEVAPDVLNRLVAVAEEGRVAVVGARSVYFDRPDCTAHGAGFVARWSARYGEADPDEPIDCDYVIGCCWLLDRRAFREVGGFDPRFFINHWEVDYCLRLKQRGWRIRYEPRGVARHKIAPGGTRSPERLYYLYRNKLLVIRTSGYFHRPVLAAVVAAAGAAARIAADALATSSIRETGASLRGLWDGLRGRTGALGQARP; this is encoded by the coding sequence ATGACCGCGCGTGAGGCGCCGCTGGTGTCCGTCTTCATCCCTGCCTACAACGATGCCGGGCCTCTGGCGGCCTGCCTGGAGTCGCTGTGCGCGCTCGACTACCCGCGCGGGCAGGTCGAGATCGTCGTCTGGGACAACGCCTCCCGGGACGACACCGGGCCGCGCGTGGCCGAGGCCTTCGACCGCATGCGCGGACAGGGATGGCTCGACCTTCGCCTGCACCGCAGCCCCCGGAACGAGGGGAGCTACGTGCCCTACAACCTGGCCGAGACCCGGCTGGCCAGCAAAGGCACCTACATTCTCGGTCTCGACGCCGACGTCGAGGTTGCACCCGACGTGCTCAACCGGCTGGTGGCGGTGGCCGAAGAGGGCAGGGTCGCCGTCGTCGGCGCCCGGTCGGTCTACTTCGACCGACCGGACTGCACCGCGCACGGCGCCGGCTTCGTGGCTCGCTGGAGCGCCCGCTACGGCGAGGCCGATCCGGACGAGCCGATCGACTGCGACTACGTGATCGGTTGCTGCTGGCTCCTCGACCGCCGCGCCTTTCGCGAGGTCGGCGGATTCGATCCGCGCTTCTTCATCAACCACTGGGAGGTGGACTACTGCCTGCGCCTCAAACAGCGCGGCTGGCGGATCCGATACGAGCCGCGGGGGGTGGCGCGGCACAAGATCGCTCCCGGGGGAACCCGGTCCCCCGAGCGCCTCTACTATCTCTACCGGAACAAGCTGCTGGTGATCAGGACCAGCGGGTACTTCCATCGCCCAGTCCTCGCCGCCGTCGTGGCCGCCGCCGGGGCGGCGGCCCGCATCGCCGCCGACGCCCTGGCCACGTCCTCGATCCGGGAGACAGGGGCCTCGCTGAGAGGGCTCTGGGACGGCCTCCGGGGCCGCACCGGCGCGCTCGGCCAGGCGCGGCCGTGA
- a CDS encoding glycosyltransferase family 4 protein, protein MTPPIRVLHVAESAGLAGGEAYLVRLATALDRRRFALTVVVPETGALTERLAALGVPTFVVPLHTRLLSPRTLWQLGQVFRRERPMIVQSHGARTNVYAKIAARLVGVPVVLATVHNSLFDYEVGALRRRLYVAAERLTGPLAHRVVAVSHAVGRDLVARYRLPAEQVVVIQNGIDPARFVPERPPAAARAELGLSPDTRLIGLVGRLTRQKGPDLLVAALPTLVTSWPQLRCLFVGDGMLGPELRRRAAALGLASHCVFLGPRHDVADLVAILDVVVLPSRSEGLPFALLEAMALAKPVVATRVGGNPEVVEDGRTGLLIPPEDPVALARAVLFLLDRPAEAAAMGRRGRERVVRDFSLTRSVGALQELYWSAASRAAGDGTGSERGRPAGRAS, encoded by the coding sequence GTGACACCGCCGATCCGCGTCCTGCACGTGGCCGAGAGCGCCGGCTTGGCCGGAGGCGAGGCCTACCTCGTCCGCCTGGCCACCGCCCTCGACCGGCGGCGCTTCGCCCTGACCGTCGTGGTGCCCGAGACCGGCGCCCTCACGGAGCGTTTGGCCGCACTCGGCGTCCCGACCTTCGTCGTCCCGCTCCACACCCGCCTGCTGAGCCCGCGCACGCTGTGGCAGCTCGGCCAGGTGTTCCGTCGGGAGCGTCCGATGATCGTTCAATCCCACGGCGCCCGGACCAACGTCTACGCCAAGATCGCGGCTCGCCTGGTCGGGGTGCCGGTGGTGCTGGCGACCGTCCACAACTCGCTCTTCGACTACGAGGTCGGCGCCCTCCGCCGCCGGCTCTACGTCGCCGCCGAACGGCTCACGGGCCCGCTCGCCCATCGCGTGGTGGCGGTTTCACACGCGGTAGGGCGGGACCTCGTCGCGCGCTACCGGCTTCCCGCCGAGCAGGTCGTCGTCATCCAGAACGGGATCGACCCCGCGCGGTTCGTCCCCGAACGTCCCCCGGCGGCCGCGCGCGCCGAGCTGGGGCTCAGCCCCGACACGCGGCTCATCGGTCTCGTCGGTCGGCTGACGCGGCAGAAGGGCCCGGATCTGTTAGTGGCCGCGCTCCCCACGCTCGTGACCTCGTGGCCTCAGCTCCGCTGCCTCTTCGTCGGCGACGGGATGCTGGGTCCGGAGCTTCGTCGCCGGGCCGCGGCGCTGGGATTGGCCTCCCACTGTGTGTTCCTCGGCCCCCGCCACGACGTGGCGGATCTCGTCGCGATCTTGGACGTGGTGGTGCTGCCCTCGCGCTCGGAAGGGCTGCCCTTCGCGCTGCTGGAGGCGATGGCGCTGGCCAAGCCCGTGGTGGCGACGCGCGTGGGCGGAAACCCGGAGGTCGTGGAAGACGGACGGACCGGGCTCCTGATTCCGCCCGAGGATCCGGTGGCCTTGGCCCGGGCCGTCCTCTTCCTCCTCGATCGTCCGGCCGAAGCAGCGGCGATGGGCCGACGGGGCCGCGAGCGTGTGGTCCGGGACTTCTCGCTCACGCGAAGCGTCGGAGCATTGCAGGAGCTCTACTGGTCGGCCGCATCGCGCGCGGCCGGCGACGGCACCGGCTCCGAGCGAGGTCGCCCTGCCGGCCGGGCTTCCTGA
- the asnB gene encoding asparagine synthase (glutamine-hydrolyzing): MCGIAGYVGVAPPELLPSMLRVLKHRGPDDDGLHVEPGIGLGSTRLAIIDLDTGHQPITNADESAWIVFNGEVYNFRDLRSTLQAHGRAFRTRSDTEVVLKSYEAFGDACVERLRGMFTFALWDRPRRRLLLARDRLGKKPLYYWHRDGLLLFASELKALLCHPAVARALDWDALHHYLAFGYTPRARSIFADIAKLPPGHTAVLADGRLRLARYWALPGGSGATAERIAPADAPALVRHELREAVRLRLESDVPLGVFLSGGIDSSAVVACMREVTGQRIATFTVGFGPSAPSYDELPYARMVARRFETDHHEEILAPVVADLLPTIVHHFDEPFADSSAIPTLAVAQATARHVKVVLSGIGGDETFAGYPRYLGLRFSELYTGLPRWLRTLPATAAQRFVRESEASRSWGNWIRRFFGGGDQPLPDRYLGWTRFFSDADLERLATPALRRRWHERVDDVQRAAFAGLGHDDPVDGAFRIDLSTYLPDDLLVMADRMSMAHSLELRAPFCDHRLVEQSLRLAPATKLPRLGLKGLLKAAFADVLPREILCRRKQGFTVPLARWLRTDLRPLLDDLLSPERVQARGLFEAAAVAALAREHLAGGQNHADRLWTLMMAELWMRQYLDTHGLWSARE; encoded by the coding sequence ATGTGCGGCATCGCCGGATACGTCGGCGTCGCGCCCCCCGAGCTGCTGCCCTCGATGCTGCGCGTGCTCAAGCACCGCGGGCCCGACGACGACGGGCTCCACGTCGAGCCGGGGATCGGCCTGGGATCCACCCGCCTGGCCATCATCGATCTCGACACCGGGCACCAGCCCATCACCAACGCCGACGAGTCGGCGTGGATCGTCTTCAATGGCGAGGTCTACAACTTCCGGGACCTGAGATCGACGCTCCAGGCCCACGGGCGGGCCTTCCGGACGCGCAGCGACACCGAGGTCGTTCTGAAATCGTACGAGGCGTTCGGCGACGCGTGCGTCGAGCGGCTGCGCGGCATGTTCACCTTCGCCCTGTGGGACCGGCCGCGGCGGCGCCTGCTGCTGGCGCGGGATCGCCTGGGCAAGAAGCCGCTCTACTACTGGCACCGCGACGGGCTGCTCCTCTTCGCCTCGGAGCTGAAGGCGCTGCTCTGTCATCCGGCCGTCGCCCGCGCCCTCGACTGGGACGCCCTCCATCACTACCTGGCGTTCGGCTACACGCCGCGCGCGCGCTCGATCTTCGCCGACATCGCCAAGCTGCCGCCGGGTCACACCGCCGTGCTCGCCGATGGTCGGCTGAGGCTGGCGCGGTACTGGGCGCTGCCTGGCGGGAGCGGGGCGACGGCCGAGCGCATCGCGCCCGCGGATGCCCCGGCGCTGGTGCGCCACGAGCTGCGCGAGGCGGTGCGCCTGCGGTTGGAGAGCGACGTGCCGCTGGGCGTGTTTCTCTCCGGCGGCATCGATTCGAGCGCGGTCGTGGCCTGCATGCGCGAGGTGACCGGCCAGCGCATCGCCACCTTCACGGTCGGGTTCGGCCCCAGCGCGCCCTCCTACGACGAGCTGCCCTATGCGCGAATGGTGGCCCGGCGATTCGAGACCGACCATCACGAGGAGATCCTCGCCCCCGTCGTCGCCGACCTGCTGCCGACCATCGTCCACCACTTCGATGAGCCCTTCGCCGACTCGTCGGCGATCCCCACCCTGGCCGTCGCCCAGGCCACGGCCCGGCACGTCAAGGTGGTGCTCTCGGGCATCGGGGGCGACGAGACGTTCGCCGGCTACCCGCGCTATCTCGGACTCCGCTTCTCCGAGCTCTATACGGGGCTGCCCCGCTGGCTCCGGACACTGCCGGCCACCGCCGCCCAGCGCTTCGTGCGCGAGTCCGAAGCCAGCCGGAGCTGGGGGAATTGGATCCGGCGGTTTTTCGGCGGCGGCGATCAGCCGCTGCCCGACCGCTATCTCGGCTGGACGCGCTTCTTCTCCGACGCCGACCTCGAGCGCCTGGCCACGCCGGCGCTCCGCCGCCGCTGGCACGAACGCGTCGACGACGTGCAGCGCGCGGCCTTCGCCGGGCTCGGTCACGATGACCCCGTGGACGGCGCCTTTCGCATCGATCTCAGCACCTATCTGCCCGACGACCTGCTCGTCATGGCCGACCGGATGAGCATGGCCCACTCGCTCGAGCTGCGGGCGCCGTTCTGCGACCACCGGCTGGTCGAGCAGAGCCTTCGCCTGGCCCCGGCGACCAAGCTTCCCCGGCTCGGCCTCAAGGGCCTGCTCAAGGCCGCGTTCGCCGACGTCCTGCCCCGCGAGATCCTCTGCCGACGCAAGCAGGGCTTCACGGTCCCGCTGGCCCGCTGGCTGCGTACCGATCTGAGGCCGCTCCTGGACGATCTCCTGTCACCCGAACGCGTGCAGGCGCGCGGCCTCTTCGAGGCTGCCGCGGTGGCCGCGCTCGCGCGCGAGCACCTGGCGGGCGGGCAGAACCACGCCGACCGGCTCTGGACGCTCATGATGGCCGAGCTCTGGATGCGGCAATACCTGGACACGCACGGGCTGTGGAGCGCCCGAGAGTGA